In Parasedimentitalea marina, one DNA window encodes the following:
- a CDS encoding TetR/AcrR family transcriptional regulator yields the protein MSTAAESGPKPRKERKGNADMRRRQILDATFRSIVANGLAKTTLATVATEAGLSQGVAVFYFKSKGGLLAEALRDQYQKYEDRWQAKLAKSSQDPATRLRAIIEADFSPDICNSETLSVWFAFWGEQKFTPQYAEVTEEFIARRTNAIGEICGELIPHDQAHAVQVAEWIDSFTDGCWQKLHLFPREYAREQALEMTFGLLRTLFPDKSDSFGHLTPDGDK from the coding sequence ATGAGCACTGCAGCTGAGAGCGGCCCAAAACCCCGCAAGGAAAGAAAAGGCAACGCGGACATGCGTCGCCGACAGATTTTGGATGCTACCTTTCGTTCGATTGTTGCCAATGGTCTGGCCAAGACAACGCTGGCAACGGTGGCAACCGAGGCGGGCCTGTCGCAGGGTGTCGCCGTGTTCTACTTCAAATCAAAAGGCGGGCTGCTGGCAGAGGCGTTGCGGGACCAGTACCAAAAGTACGAAGATCGCTGGCAGGCCAAGCTTGCCAAATCCTCGCAGGATCCAGCCACACGTCTGCGGGCCATTATCGAGGCCGATTTCTCGCCGGATATTTGTAACTCGGAAACTCTGTCCGTTTGGTTTGCCTTTTGGGGAGAGCAAAAATTCACCCCGCAATATGCCGAAGTCACCGAAGAGTTCATCGCGCGAAGAACCAATGCTATCGGCGAAATATGCGGCGAACTGATCCCGCATGACCAGGCGCACGCCGTTCAGGTGGCAGAATGGATTGATTCCTTTACGGATGGCTGCTGGCAAAAACTACACCTGTTCCCCCGCGAGTACGCCCGGGAACAGGCACTGGAGATGACCTTTGGCCTATTGCGGACGTTGTTTCCGGACAAATCCGATTCTTTTGGCCACCTCACTCCTGATGGAGATAAGTAA
- a CDS encoding phytoene desaturase family protein has translation MGQHDRYDAIVAGAGHNGLTTACYLAKAGLKVLVVEKNDWIGGAAVSRSLHDGWTYSNCSYVCSLLRREIVRDLELPKYGLQVIPYEGGASFTRDGDYFAYMSDHDALRREMARHSAHDVDAYERFSQTVIRQCRFIRPFLLRNAPDPTSIKPRDISELLFLVKQAHGLGAKELGETLRFWSMSIGDFLDEHFESDLIKAHIAGAGIIGTGLGVYSPGTAYVLLHHYMGDVDGAIGAWGFARGGMGAISNALGACFEEAGGKIVMGSGVDKFLVKDGKATGVALENGDEYYAPIVASNMDVKRTFLQHTGQEHLPEDFTKAVKRFKIRGSSGKLNIALDALPKFPAAPKGAPFLRGDMHCSESLNELERAYDDWKEGRWSQNPYFDMLIPSQIDPTMAPPGKHMMTVFVQYAPYDLEVNGVRSGTNWTDETRKSFAECVFDKLEQACPDIRSKTLHAEIRTPLDIENEVGLTEGNIFQGELTFDQLLFNRPVPGYAQYDTPISGMYIVGSSAHPGGGVMAAPGANAAKEILRNTGKGRAIRGYAA, from the coding sequence ATGGGCCAGCACGACAGATATGACGCCATTGTGGCGGGCGCCGGGCATAATGGGCTAACCACTGCCTGCTACCTTGCCAAGGCTGGGCTGAAGGTGCTGGTGGTGGAAAAGAACGACTGGATCGGTGGCGCGGCTGTCAGCCGCTCGCTGCATGACGGCTGGACCTATTCCAATTGTTCGTATGTCTGTTCCTTGCTGCGCCGCGAAATCGTGCGTGATCTGGAACTGCCAAAATACGGGTTGCAGGTCATTCCCTATGAGGGGGGTGCCAGTTTTACCCGCGATGGCGATTATTTTGCCTATATGTCCGACCATGATGCGCTGCGCCGTGAAATGGCACGGCATTCTGCGCATGATGTTGACGCCTACGAGCGCTTTAGCCAGACCGTGATCCGCCAATGCCGTTTTATCCGGCCTTTCCTGCTGCGCAATGCGCCAGACCCCACATCGATCAAGCCGCGCGATATCAGTGAGCTGCTGTTCCTGGTGAAACAGGCGCATGGTCTGGGCGCCAAGGAGCTGGGCGAGACACTGCGGTTCTGGTCAATGTCGATCGGCGATTTCCTGGATGAGCATTTTGAAAGCGATCTGATCAAGGCGCATATTGCTGGGGCTGGCATTATTGGCACCGGGCTTGGCGTCTACTCTCCCGGCACGGCCTACGTTTTACTGCACCACTACATGGGGGATGTGGATGGGGCCATTGGCGCCTGGGGATTTGCCCGTGGCGGTATGGGGGCGATTTCCAATGCGCTTGGCGCCTGCTTTGAAGAGGCTGGTGGCAAAATCGTTATGGGCTCGGGTGTTGACAAGTTCCTTGTCAAGGACGGCAAGGCGACCGGTGTCGCGCTGGAAAATGGCGATGAATACTACGCGCCCATAGTGGCCTCTAACATGGATGTGAAGCGGACGTTCCTGCAACACACCGGCCAAGAACATCTGCCAGAGGATTTCACCAAGGCAGTCAAACGGTTCAAGATTCGCGGCTCCTCGGGCAAGCTGAATATCGCGCTCGACGCGCTGCCGAAATTCCCTGCTGCCCCAAAAGGCGCCCCATTTCTGCGGGGTGACATGCATTGTTCCGAAAGCCTGAACGAGCTTGAGCGCGCCTATGATGACTGGAAAGAGGGCCGCTGGTCGCAGAACCCCTATTTTGACATGCTGATCCCCAGCCAGATTGATCCAACCATGGCGCCTCCGGGCAAGCATATGATGACGGTCTTTGTCCAATATGCGCCCTACGATCTAGAGGTGAACGGCGTGCGGTCCGGTACCAACTGGACCGATGAAACCCGCAAAAGCTTTGCGGAGTGTGTCTTTGATAAACTGGAACAGGCCTGCCCTGATATTCGCTCAAAGACGCTGCATGCAGAGATCCGCACGCCGTTGGATATCGAAAACGAGGTTGGGCTTACCGAGGGTAATATCTTTCAGGGAGAGCTGACATTCGACCAGTTATTGTTCAACCGTCCTGTGCCGGGCTACGCGCAATACGACACGCCGATTAGCGGCATGTATATTGTCGGCTCCTCGGCGCATCCGGGTGGTGGCGTGATGGCGGCTCCGGGTGCCAATGCCGCCAAAGAAATCCTGCGAAATACCGGCAAAGGTCGCGCCATCCGCGGCTATGCGGCCTGA
- a CDS encoding phytoene desaturase family protein: MSPKTYDAIVIGGGHNGLAAAATLARKGKSVCVIEQNDSCGGMARNAAFASGAQAPQIAHLLYNLNPKVAKELGIGTSKAPLLTKELPTVSLKEDGDHVVIHGTKARLASGAIHPEAATYEELISRLIRFAALLGQLSTKSPPSLDGGLTDLATLGELAGLAKLGLDLKRMGKKEMREFLRVILSNIYDLTLDELADDALAGAMTADAVRGAYAGPRSPGTVFSLMYRLGQGGGTQLPIGGMGAVSRAFEQAARAAGVDILTGKGVTRVLVEEDRAAGVALSDGEVLKARAVLSNAGPKATMMLAGAEHYDVEAVRRMRNQRCKGTAAKVNLLLKSAPVFPGLSAELTAGRLLIAPSATYVERAFNPAKYGELPSDPVIELVIPSLTDPSLATDNQHILSAVVSFVPHGLEGGWDKSAQDRLVALTLGTLEKYSPGISDLVLEQQVMSPADIEAATGAPGGHWHHAEMGIDQILTVRPANGMAHYRFGPVGYYLCGAGAHPGGDVTGVAGRNSALQLLKDGVL, translated from the coding sequence ATGAGCCCTAAAACCTATGATGCCATTGTGATTGGTGGCGGCCACAATGGACTGGCCGCAGCTGCGACCCTAGCGCGCAAAGGCAAATCCGTCTGCGTGATCGAGCAGAACGACAGCTGTGGTGGCATGGCCCGAAATGCAGCTTTTGCCAGCGGTGCCCAGGCGCCGCAGATCGCGCATCTTTTGTACAATCTGAACCCTAAAGTCGCCAAGGAATTGGGCATTGGCACGTCCAAGGCCCCGCTTCTGACCAAAGAACTGCCCACTGTGTCGCTCAAAGAAGATGGCGACCACGTTGTCATTCACGGCACCAAGGCGCGGCTTGCGTCTGGTGCCATCCACCCCGAGGCCGCCACCTATGAAGAGCTGATCTCGCGGCTTATTCGTTTTGCGGCGCTGCTCGGTCAGCTCTCAACCAAATCGCCACCCTCGCTTGACGGCGGTCTCACTGATCTCGCCACCCTCGGAGAACTGGCAGGCCTGGCCAAACTGGGGCTGGATCTTAAGCGTATGGGCAAAAAGGAGATGCGCGAATTCCTGCGGGTGATCCTGTCTAATATCTATGACCTTACCCTGGATGAACTGGCAGATGACGCGCTGGCCGGCGCAATGACAGCGGATGCGGTTCGCGGGGCCTATGCCGGTCCCCGATCACCCGGCACGGTGTTCTCGTTGATGTATCGTTTGGGTCAGGGTGGAGGAACGCAGCTGCCAATTGGCGGCATGGGGGCCGTGTCGCGCGCCTTTGAACAGGCCGCCCGTGCCGCTGGCGTTGACATTCTCACCGGGAAGGGCGTGACCCGGGTTCTGGTCGAAGAAGACCGCGCTGCTGGCGTCGCGCTCTCTGATGGAGAGGTGTTAAAGGCCCGGGCCGTGCTGTCCAATGCCGGCCCCAAAGCGACGATGATGCTGGCGGGTGCCGAACATTACGATGTCGAAGCGGTGCGCCGCATGCGCAACCAACGCTGCAAGGGCACCGCCGCCAAGGTGAACCTGTTGCTCAAAAGCGCCCCGGTGTTCCCCGGCCTCAGTGCCGAGCTGACAGCGGGTCGCCTGCTGATTGCCCCCAGCGCCACCTATGTGGAGCGGGCTTTCAATCCGGCCAAATATGGCGAGCTGCCATCAGATCCAGTGATTGAACTGGTGATCCCCTCACTCACCGATCCCAGTCTTGCCACTGACAACCAGCATATTCTGTCGGCTGTCGTGAGCTTTGTGCCACATGGGCTGGAAGGCGGCTGGGACAAAAGCGCCCAAGACCGTCTTGTGGCGCTTACCCTTGGGACACTCGAAAAATATTCCCCTGGCATCAGCGATCTGGTGCTGGAGCAACAGGTGATGAGCCCTGCCGATATCGAGGCTGCGACCGGCGCACCCGGTGGCCATTGGCACCATGCCGAGATGGGCATCGACCAGATCCTCACCGTGCGGCCGGCCAATGGCATGGCCCATTATCGCTTTGGCCCTGTCGGCTATTACCTGTGCGGTGCGGGCGCCCATCCCGGCGGTGACGTCACTGGTGTGGCGGGCCGCAACAGTGCCCTGCAACTTTTGAAAGACGGGGTGCTGTGA
- a CDS encoding aminomethyltransferase family protein — MSKHVPIGLIETPFQPRLEGLSTAKSWTNWAGYISPLTLDTVEFEYFAIRNQATLFDISPMHKYRISGPDALKVMNRLVTRNVAKLRDGRVGYAMWCDEEGMLIDDGTIFRFSETDFRLCCQETMFTWLLDTAWGFDVEIRDESHDIAALSLQGPTSFSLLQDAGLGAVADMKPFDWREIEPDLWISRTGFTGDLGYELWVPWDKALALWDRLWQAGDHWGLRVIGFEALNICRIEAGFIAAGVDFQPVHTAVRLGRGRSPLELGFGKMVAFDKGHFNGRRALMTQQEKGLRYHLRKIDIGGFKPADGALLYHRKKKEVGHVTSGIWSPTTKRNIALAEFKAPYGEGIKDDLWAEVYVNEEGQWDKRLVKVEIEDNPFFNNSRARATPPRPF, encoded by the coding sequence ATGAGCAAACATGTTCCCATTGGCCTAATCGAGACACCCTTCCAACCGCGCTTGGAAGGATTGAGCACCGCCAAAAGCTGGACCAATTGGGCTGGCTATATCTCGCCGCTGACACTGGACACGGTGGAGTTTGAATATTTCGCCATCCGCAATCAGGCGACGCTGTTCGACATCTCTCCGATGCATAAGTACCGCATCTCCGGCCCGGATGCCCTGAAGGTGATGAACCGGCTGGTGACCCGAAATGTCGCCAAACTGCGTGATGGTCGCGTGGGCTATGCGATGTGGTGCGACGAAGAGGGCATGTTGATCGACGATGGCACGATTTTCCGTTTCTCAGAGACCGATTTTCGACTGTGTTGTCAGGAGACGATGTTTACCTGGCTGTTAGACACTGCCTGGGGCTTTGACGTTGAGATCCGGGATGAGAGCCACGATATAGCCGCGCTCTCGTTGCAGGGGCCAACCTCATTCTCGCTGCTGCAGGACGCAGGCCTTGGTGCTGTTGCCGACATGAAGCCCTTTGACTGGCGCGAGATTGAACCGGACCTGTGGATTTCGCGCACAGGATTTACCGGCGATCTTGGCTATGAGCTTTGGGTTCCCTGGGACAAGGCGCTGGCGCTATGGGATCGGCTTTGGCAGGCGGGTGATCATTGGGGCCTGCGGGTGATTGGCTTTGAAGCACTGAACATTTGCCGCATTGAGGCGGGGTTCATCGCTGCTGGCGTTGATTTTCAACCGGTCCATACCGCGGTCCGCCTGGGGCGTGGTCGCAGCCCGCTTGAGCTGGGGTTTGGCAAGATGGTTGCCTTTGACAAGGGTCATTTCAATGGCCGCCGGGCCCTGATGACGCAACAGGAGAAAGGTCTGCGCTATCACCTGCGCAAGATCGACATAGGGGGGTTCAAGCCCGCCGATGGCGCGCTGCTTTATCATCGCAAAAAGAAAGAAGTCGGCCATGTCACTTCGGGTATCTGGTCGCCCACAACCAAGCGCAATATCGCCCTGGCGGAATTCAAGGCGCCTTATGGCGAAGGGATCAAAGATGATCTCTGGGCCGAGGTTTACGTCAATGAAGAGGGTCAGTGGGACAAGCGACTGGTGAAGGTCGAAATTGAGGACAACCCCTTCTTCAACAACTCCCGCGCACGGGCCACCCCGCCCCGGCCCTTCTGA
- a CDS encoding aminotransferase, whose translation MSSHRGSNEPSAKTLLDWDRTHQIHPWMATDDWRDYDNMLVETADGIYMWDGNGKRYIDGPGGMWCTQIGYGRRDMADAIAAQVLKLPYTSPFTNTTEPSAVLAKKMADMAPGDLNNVFFTTGGSTAVDTALRTMQYLNNRLGRPNKKKILAREKGYHGSTYLAHSVTGKERDKSHFDFETRLVHFLPDVNPYRRPDGMTVDAWCDAKVADLENAIAEIGADSIGAFIAEPVLSSGGVIVPAPGYHKRTLELCRAHDILYISDEVVTGFGRLGHWFASEEVFGIVPDMITCAKGLTSGYLPLGACIISDRVMEQMSHLGEASSFTNGYTYSGHPVSCAAALKNIEIIENEGILEHVRAVTPHFQSRLRDLLKYDIVGDARGEGLLGCIECRANDLEAERQLGSMIDAACEEMGLIVRPLINMAVFSPPLIITLEQIDELFDILERAIQQVEAALLKE comes from the coding sequence ATGAGCAGCCACAGGGGCTCGAATGAGCCCAGTGCCAAGACCCTGCTGGACTGGGATCGCACCCATCAGATCCACCCCTGGATGGCGACGGACGACTGGCGCGACTACGACAACATGCTGGTTGAGACTGCCGATGGTATCTACATGTGGGATGGCAACGGTAAGCGCTATATCGATGGTCCGGGCGGCATGTGGTGCACCCAAATCGGCTATGGTCGTCGCGACATGGCCGATGCCATCGCAGCGCAGGTGTTGAAACTGCCCTATACCTCGCCGTTCACCAACACGACCGAGCCATCGGCCGTACTGGCCAAGAAGATGGCCGACATGGCGCCGGGGGATCTTAACAACGTTTTCTTCACCACCGGTGGCTCCACCGCAGTTGATACAGCGCTGCGCACCATGCAGTACCTCAACAACCGGTTGGGGCGTCCCAACAAAAAGAAAATCCTCGCGCGGGAAAAAGGCTATCACGGATCCACGTATCTGGCTCATTCGGTGACCGGCAAGGAACGTGACAAAAGCCATTTCGATTTTGAAACCCGGCTGGTGCATTTTCTGCCCGACGTGAATCCCTATCGTCGCCCCGATGGCATGACCGTTGACGCCTGGTGCGATGCCAAAGTTGCCGACCTTGAGAATGCCATTGCCGAAATTGGGGCCGACAGCATCGGCGCCTTCATCGCCGAACCGGTGCTCAGTTCCGGCGGCGTCATTGTCCCGGCCCCCGGCTACCACAAACGCACGCTGGAGTTATGTCGGGCCCATGATATCCTGTATATCTCGGATGAGGTGGTCACCGGCTTTGGACGTCTGGGCCATTGGTTTGCCTCAGAGGAGGTTTTTGGCATCGTCCCCGACATGATCACCTGCGCCAAAGGGCTTACCTCGGGCTATCTGCCACTGGGGGCCTGCATCATTTCTGACCGGGTGATGGAGCAGATGAGCCACCTGGGCGAGGCCTCATCTTTTACCAATGGCTACACCTATTCCGGCCACCCTGTGTCCTGTGCTGCTGCGCTCAAGAATATCGAGATCATTGAAAATGAAGGCATTCTGGAGCACGTGCGCGCGGTGACACCGCATTTTCAGTCTCGTCTGCGCGACCTGCTGAAATATGATATTGTCGGCGATGCCCGTGGCGAAGGGTTGTTGGGCTGCATTGAATGCCGCGCTAATGATCTTGAGGCAGAGCGGCAGCTTGGGTCGATGATAGATGCCGCCTGCGAGGAGATGGGCCTGATCGTGCGTCCTCTGATCAATATGGCAGTGTTCTCGCCGCCGTTGATCATCACGCTGGAACAGATTGACGAGCTGTTCGATATTCTGGAACGCGCCATTCAGCAGGTAGAAGCCGCGCTGCTCAAAGAGTAG
- a CDS encoding GNAT family N-acetyltransferase, whose amino-acid sequence MSEALVIRPLRAEDEADWRRLWTAYLQFYDTTLPEEVFQTAFSRLLEQNNREFQGLIATVDGVAVGLAHFLFHRTLWATTDTCYLMDLFADPNVRGQGVGRALIEGVRQRALAADIPSLYWMTQEFNYPGRTLYDKVAEKTPFIVYEINS is encoded by the coding sequence ATGAGCGAAGCACTGGTGATACGGCCTTTACGGGCCGAGGACGAGGCGGACTGGCGCCGCCTCTGGACGGCCTATTTGCAGTTTTATGACACCACATTGCCGGAAGAGGTGTTTCAAACGGCATTCTCACGCTTGCTGGAACAAAACAATCGCGAGTTTCAGGGCCTGATTGCAACGGTGGACGGGGTCGCGGTGGGGCTGGCGCATTTTCTGTTTCACCGCACCCTGTGGGCGACCACGGACACCTGTTATTTGATGGATCTGTTTGCCGACCCAAATGTGCGGGGACAGGGTGTGGGCCGGGCTTTGATCGAGGGCGTGCGTCAGCGCGCGCTGGCAGCCGACATTCCAAGCCTTTATTGGATGACCCAGGAATTCAATTATCCGGGCCGCACCCTTTACGATAAGGTCGCCGAGAAAACGCCATTTATTGTTTACGAGATAAACAGCTGA
- a CDS encoding FAD-dependent oxidoreductase → MRDARHDILFQPLQIGPVTTKNRFYQVPHCSGMGWRRPRAVAAMRGMKAEGGWGVVNTEFCSIHPTSDNDSYPYAALWDNDDIRANRLMTDAVHEHGALAGVELWIGGGMVTNFGTRLAPLGLRNRPQTDASVLHPGQARKIDRQDIRDIRKWHRDAALRAVEAGFDIVYVYATHGYLLSEFMDPVINTRSDEYGGCLENRVRLVRELIEETKEAVGHKCAVATRFSVGLGDAESYDAFAMLADLPDLWDLVVPDYGIEMGASRFVKEASFTDDIAKAKQLTSKPVVAVGRFTSPDTMARVLRQGGQDLIGAARPSIADPFLPNKINEGRAEDIRECIGCNICYAHDSLGVPLRCTQNPTMGEEWRQGWHPERVTPTKKPEKVLVVGAGPAGLEAARVLGERGHSVLLAEASRNLGGRLNYESRLPGMSEWARVRDWRVGQIDKLDTVEVYPESPLKAQDVFDLDVTHVVAATGARWASDTLGRHSDTGLEAGTAGMVISADVVLAGNTIEADHVVIYDDDHYYLGSVLALQLRKDGHRVTLVTPAGRPCDWGQWTTEVYQSNTTLIEAGVEVLTNVMLVAANWGEAVLECGLTGDRRPLACDAVIPLTRRIPVLGLYEGLRNMGEDLAQAGVKSLVRIGDAEAPNIIAAAVQSGYRAAIDLGEEVDIAQKYGRREHTV, encoded by the coding sequence ATGCGCGATGCTCGCCATGACATCCTGTTTCAGCCATTACAGATTGGTCCCGTGACCACAAAAAACCGGTTTTACCAGGTGCCCCACTGTTCTGGCATGGGCTGGCGGCGCCCCCGCGCAGTGGCGGCGATGCGTGGGATGAAGGCCGAGGGTGGCTGGGGGGTGGTCAATACCGAGTTCTGTTCAATTCACCCGACGTCGGACAATGATAGTTATCCTTACGCCGCACTCTGGGACAATGACGACATCAGGGCCAACAGGCTGATGACGGATGCCGTGCATGAGCATGGTGCATTGGCGGGGGTTGAGCTTTGGATTGGCGGCGGGATGGTGACCAATTTTGGCACCCGGCTCGCACCCTTGGGGCTGCGCAACCGACCACAAACAGATGCCTCGGTTCTGCATCCGGGGCAGGCCCGCAAGATTGACCGGCAGGACATCCGGGACATTCGCAAATGGCATCGCGATGCGGCCCTGCGGGCTGTCGAGGCCGGGTTCGACATTGTCTATGTCTATGCCACCCATGGCTATCTGCTGTCAGAATTCATGGATCCGGTAATCAACACCCGCAGCGATGAATATGGTGGCTGCCTGGAAAATCGGGTTCGCCTCGTTCGTGAGCTGATAGAGGAAACCAAAGAGGCCGTCGGCCACAAATGCGCAGTGGCCACGCGGTTCTCGGTCGGGTTGGGGGATGCTGAAAGTTATGACGCCTTTGCCATGCTCGCCGATTTGCCGGACCTTTGGGATTTAGTGGTGCCCGACTACGGAATAGAGATGGGCGCCAGCCGGTTCGTCAAAGAAGCCTCGTTTACCGATGACATTGCCAAGGCGAAACAACTGACGTCCAAGCCGGTTGTGGCCGTGGGCCGCTTTACCTCGCCGGATACAATGGCGCGGGTTCTGCGGCAGGGCGGTCAGGATCTGATCGGAGCTGCGCGCCCGTCGATTGCTGATCCCTTTTTGCCCAATAAGATCAATGAGGGCCGCGCGGAAGATATCCGGGAATGTATCGGCTGCAATATTTGCTACGCCCATGATTCACTTGGCGTGCCTCTGCGATGCACGCAAAACCCAACCATGGGTGAAGAGTGGCGTCAGGGCTGGCATCCAGAACGGGTGACGCCAACCAAAAAGCCGGAAAAAGTGCTGGTCGTGGGCGCGGGTCCTGCTGGTTTGGAAGCCGCCAGAGTGTTGGGAGAACGGGGCCACAGCGTCCTTCTGGCCGAGGCCAGCCGCAATCTGGGTGGACGACTAAACTACGAATCCCGGCTGCCCGGGATGAGCGAATGGGCGCGGGTGCGGGATTGGCGCGTGGGTCAGATCGACAAGTTGGACACAGTCGAAGTTTACCCCGAAAGCCCGCTAAAGGCGCAAGATGTGTTCGATCTCGACGTCACCCATGTGGTGGCCGCCACTGGCGCGCGATGGGCCAGTGACACCCTGGGCCGGCATTCTGATACCGGGCTTGAAGCAGGGACCGCGGGCATGGTGATCAGCGCTGATGTTGTATTGGCAGGCAACACCATCGAGGCGGACCATGTGGTGATTTATGATGATGATCATTACTATTTAGGTTCAGTTCTGGCGCTGCAGTTGCGCAAAGACGGACATCGCGTGACACTGGTGACCCCGGCGGGTCGGCCCTGTGACTGGGGCCAATGGACCACGGAAGTTTACCAATCCAACACGACCCTGATTGAGGCCGGGGTCGAGGTTCTGACCAATGTGATGCTGGTTGCGGCCAACTGGGGTGAGGCCGTGCTGGAATGCGGTTTGACAGGCGATCGCAGGCCATTGGCCTGCGACGCGGTGATCCCGCTGACCCGGCGCATCCCGGTTCTGGGACTTTATGAGGGTCTCAGGAATATGGGCGAAGATCTGGCTCAGGCTGGGGTGAAATCACTGGTGCGCATTGGCGATGCCGAAGCCCCGAATATCATCGCGGCAGCCGTGCAAAGCGGCTATCGCGCCGCGATAGATCTGGGCGAGGAAGTCGATATCGCCCAGAAATACGGTCGGCGTGAACATACAGTTTGA
- a CDS encoding extracellular solute-binding protein translates to MKHFTTVAALACAFSLPLGTALAAEDSLTIFDWAGYEDPEFFTAYTAKHDTPPTFAFFGDEEEAFQKLRSGFRADVAHPCSQSVPKWIEAGLLDPLDTSRIPRWAELEASFRDIPAFQKDGKPYFVPVDWGNTAVTYHTDHLSDGDVTSLQSFADPKHAGRISIGDNVDDAYALGFLATGVKDWSQATDAQFQAASAFLRQVHSNVRTYWADGASLAQLMQSGEVYLSWAWNETYSTMTYEGHPIAMKRDTTEGASSWVCGYVKLANAPGSEDKFYDFINAWLEPKTADYLVSAWGYGHGNAAAMAEMNTEDLAAMGLDSTDKLRANTLWQSPVPVTLREKMIAEFELIKAGF, encoded by the coding sequence ATGAAACATTTTACGACGGTCGCGGCCCTTGCTTGCGCTTTCAGCCTACCCTTGGGCACCGCCCTGGCAGCCGAGGACAGCCTTACAATCTTTGACTGGGCCGGCTACGAGGACCCAGAGTTCTTTACCGCCTATACGGCCAAACACGACACCCCGCCGACCTTTGCGTTTTTTGGCGATGAAGAAGAAGCGTTTCAAAAATTGCGCTCTGGCTTTCGGGCCGATGTGGCCCATCCCTGCTCGCAATCGGTGCCTAAATGGATCGAGGCCGGGCTGCTAGACCCTCTGGACACCTCGCGCATCCCCCGGTGGGCTGAACTGGAAGCGTCATTCCGCGATATCCCTGCCTTCCAGAAAGACGGAAAGCCCTATTTTGTGCCCGTTGACTGGGGCAATACCGCAGTCACCTACCATACCGACCATCTGAGTGATGGCGATGTCACCTCGTTGCAGTCCTTTGCGGATCCCAAGCACGCGGGCCGTATTTCCATCGGTGACAACGTCGATGACGCCTATGCGCTGGGGTTCCTAGCCACCGGCGTCAAGGACTGGAGCCAGGCGACGGATGCCCAATTTCAGGCGGCTTCGGCCTTTTTGCGCCAGGTCCATAGCAATGTTCGTACCTATTGGGCCGATGGGGCATCTTTGGCGCAGCTGATGCAAAGTGGCGAGGTCTATCTGTCCTGGGCCTGGAACGAAACCTATTCCACCATGACCTACGAAGGCCACCCGATTGCCATGAAACGCGACACCACCGAGGGCGCCTCCAGCTGGGTCTGCGGCTATGTCAAACTGGCCAATGCGCCCGGATCAGAGGATAAGTTCTACGACTTCATCAACGCCTGGCTGGAACCAAAGACCGCCGATTATCTGGTTAGCGCCTGGGGATATGGTCATGGCAATGCGGCCGCAATGGCTGAAATGAACACCGAAGATCTGGCGGCGATGGGTCTGGATTCGACTGATAAACTGCGCGCCAACACTCTGTGGCAGTCTCCGGTTCCTGTCACCCTGCGCGAAAAGATGATCGCCGAATTCGAGCTGATCAAAGCAGGTTTCTAG